In the Syngnathus scovelli strain Florida chromosome 8, RoL_Ssco_1.2, whole genome shotgun sequence genome, one interval contains:
- the ormdl1 gene encoding ORM1-like protein 1, with protein sequence MNVGVAHSEVNPNTRVMNSRGIWLSYALGVGILHVVLLSIPFFSVPLVWTLTNVIHNLGMYVFMHAVKGTPFETPDQGKARLLTHWEQLDYGVQFTSSRKFFTISPIILYFLASFYTKYDAMHFFINTASLLSVLIPKLPQLHGVRLFGINKY encoded by the exons ATGAATGTGGGTGTGGCACACAGCGAGGTGAACCCCAACACGCGGGTCATGAACAGTCGCGGCATCTGGCTGAGCTACGCGTTGGGCGTGGGGATCCTTCACGTTGTGCTCCTGAGCATTCCCTTCTTCAGCGTGCCGCTGGTGTGGACGCTCACCAACGTCATCCACAACTTG GGAATGTACGTGTTCATGCACGCGGTAAAAGGGACGCCCTTCGAGACCCCCGATCAGGGCAAGGCCAGACTTCTCACGCATTGGGAACAGCTGGATTACGGCGTACAGTTCACGTCCTCCAGAAAGTTCTTCACCATTTCCCCCATCATCCT TTATTTCTTGGCGAGCTTCTACACCAAATACGACGCGATGCACTTCTTCATCAACACGGCGTCGCTTCTCAGCGTGCTCATCCCCAAGCTACCGCAGCTGCACGGCGTGAGACTCTTTGGGATCAACAAGTACTGA
- the pms1 gene encoding PMS1 protein homolog 1 isoform X2, which translates to MKQLPADTVRLLSSSQVITSMTNVVKELLENALDAGASIIDIKLENYGLDRIEVRDNGCGIKAADAPVMAVRHFTSKIHNHEDLERLQTYGFRGEALGSVCAVAEVTITTKSENDDISTQYTLNAQGSIVSQKPTHFGQGTTVSVMKLFKNLPVRRQYYSSAKRCKDELKKMQDLLVAYAIIKPQLRLTLSHNKVAVWQKAKAADRKSALLATLGSSTLANLLPCHHRQEQAEILLEGFFPKPGADVALTSTCVPDKTFIFVNDRPVHHKDIMKLLRQHYAAQYADESAQNRYPILTLEITVSPSALDVNLTPDKTQVLLHNKEALFTALEALLVSLYGYRPACHTPADQIGRGTSSLPSAAGEPEDATAPPSGRASDGSSSAPEDQIVGQAPDGFDSNFSLGDDQTGHVPSEVPEELEVDVSGPRISAEDWSRGTALTDPVSGEPLQPVRIHQAAEQTETNKKTFNVITEKRAALTAFDLISNRTMRAPLSPVALFEKQARVEVLREKPSASLKEISDAVDNRWKKLMEDERKKYEEKAQKHQEHHKRTCAAKLAGGWKEKPASPALAWKRKTPLSNQQLLDELFSAPPPQKKPRTPKPCQPLPCCVSSLGARLRRLWATRNTAAPRGLHLINRLPSQSVWIILCGQRLMLLNPFRVQESLLLKRLLQNQMVPAVTLQNALQVTEGSLGGRDHMETLCNMERASPDVNGRVFISDPRLVANGFRIRLTPGAVSTDGHLEVTALADCVPFLGLEDLGEIVTAVLRRKAKSVQECRPLKVSNYLLTEAVRLARQMPTRLSKEDVEDILRRMQEQLGESERTCLHGRPFLQPLCDIPQTERQAKALFKPLEL; encoded by the exons ATGAAGCAGCTGCCCGCAGATACCGTGCGGCTCTTGTCCAGCTCACAGGTCATCACTTCGATGACGAATGTAGTGAAAGAACTGCTTGAGAACGCACTCGATGCTGGAGCTTCAATCATTGACATCAAACTG GAGAACTACGGCCTGGATCGAATCGAGGTTCGCGACAACGGCTGCGGAATCAAAGCTGCCGACGCCCCCGTGATGGCCGTGCGCCATTTCACCTCCAAGATCCATAACCACGAGGACCTGGAGCGCCTCCAGACGTACGGCTTCAGGGGCGAGGCGCTTGGTTCTGTTTGCGCCGTGGCAGAG GTTACCATCACTACCAAGAGCGAGAACGATGACATCAGCACCCAGTACACTCTTAACGCCCAAGGCAGCATCGTTTCTCAGAAGCCAACTCACTTTGGCCAAG GTACAACGGTTAGCGTCATGAAACTTTTCAAGAACCTTCCCGTGAGACGACAATACTATTCGTCGGCGAAGAGGTGCAAGGACGAATTGAAAAAAATGCAGGACCTGCTTGTGGCCTACGCCATCATAAAACCCCAATTGAGactcacactctcacacaaCAAG GTGGCGGTGTGGCAGAAGGCCAAGGCGGCCGACCGCAAGAGCGCCCTCCTGGCTACGCTGGGCTCCAGCACACTCGCTAACCTGCTCCCGTGTCACCATCGTCAGGAGCAAGCAGAG ATTCTTCTCGAGGGTTTTTTCCCAAAGCCGGGAGCAGACGTCGCTTTGACCAGCACGTGCGTTCCAGACAAAACGTTCATATTCGTCAACGATCGTCCCGTCCACCATAAGGACATCATGAAG CTACTTCGCCAACACTACGCCGCGCAGTATGCGGACGAGTCGGCGCAAAACCGCTACCCCATCCTGACGCTCGAAATCACCGTTTCCCCCTCGGCGTTAGATGTCAATCTCACGCCTGACAAGACCCAGGTTCTTCTCCACAATAAG GAAGCCTTGTTTACCGCGTTGGAAGCGCTGCTGGTTTCGCTCTACGGGTATCGGCCCGCTTGCCACACTCCGGCCGATCAGATCGGCCGCGGTACCTCATCTTTGCCATCTGCCGCTGGAGAGCCAGAGGATGCCACCGCGCCACCGAGCGGGCGGGCTTCCGACGGTAGCTCCTCGGCGCCGGAGGACCAGATTGTCGGCCAGGCGCCCGACGGATTTGATTCCAACTTCTCTCTAGGTGATGACCAAACTGGACACGTGCCAAGTGAAGTCCCCGAAGAACTCGAGGTGGACGTGAGCGGACCGCGCATATCGGCGGAAGACTGGAGTAGGGGCACGGCGCTGACAGACCCGGTATCGGGAGAGCCCCTGCAGCCCGTCAGAATCCATCAAGCCGCCGAGCAGACGGAGACAAACAAAAAGACGTTCAACGTCATCACAGAAAAGCGAGCGGCTCTGACCGCCTTTGACCTCATCAGCAACCGGACAATGAGAGCGCCGCTGTCTCCGGTCGCCCTGTTTGAGAAGCAAGCTCGCGTGGAAGTTCTGAGGGAGAAACCGAGCGCCAGCCTAAAGGAGATCAGCGACGCCGTCGATAACAGGTGGAAGAAGCTCATGGAGGACGAGCGCAAGAA GTATGAGGAGAAGGCCCAAAAGCACCAGGAGCACCACAAACGCACTTGCGCTGCCAAACTCGCCGGCGGTTGGAAAGAGAAGCCCGCCAGCCCCGCTCTGGCTTGGAAGCGCAAGACGCCACTGTCCAACCAGCAGCTGCTGGACGAGCTCTTCTCAGCTCCGCCGCCTCAGAAGAAGCCCCGGACTCCAAAGCCCTGTCAACCCCTCCCTTGTTGCGTGTCCAGCCTGGGCGCACGGCTCCGGCGCCTCTGGGCGACCCGGAACACGGCGGCGCCGCGGGGGCTCCATCTTATAAACCGGCTGCCCTCTCAGAGCGTCTggatcattttatgtggtcaGAGGCTGATGTTGTTAAACCCCTTTCGGGTCCAGGAGAGCTTGCTGCTGAAGAGACTCCTGCAGAATCAAATGGTTCCAGCGGTCACTCTGCAAAACGCTCTGCAAGTAACAGAAGG AAGTTTAGGGGGACGAGACCACATGGAGACTTTGTGCAACATGGAGAGAGCCAGCCCCGATGTCAACGGCAGGGTGTTCATCTCCGACCCAAGACTGGTGGCCAACGGATTTCGAATCAGACTCACGCCAG GCGCCGTGTCGACCGACGGACATCTGGAAGTGACGGCGCTGGCCGACTGCGTGCCTTTCCTGGGCTTAGAGGACCTCGGGGAGATCGTGACGGCGGTTCTTCGCAGGAAGGCCAAATCTGTGCAGGAGTGTCGCCCGCTCAAAGTCTCCAACTACCTGCTG ACCGAAGCCGTGCGACTGGCCCGACAGATGCCGACGCGTTTGTCCAAGGAGGACGTGGAGGACATCCTGAGACGGATGCAAGAGCAGCTTGGTGAGAGCGAGCGCACCTGTTTGCACGGAAGGCCTTTCCTCCAGCCGCTGTGTGACATCCCTCAGACGGAGCGCCAGGCCAAAGCACTCTTTAAA
- the pms1 gene encoding PMS1 protein homolog 1 isoform X1, producing the protein MLLTPDEVMKQLPADTVRLLSSSQVITSMTNVVKELLENALDAGASIIDIKLENYGLDRIEVRDNGCGIKAADAPVMAVRHFTSKIHNHEDLERLQTYGFRGEALGSVCAVAEVTITTKSENDDISTQYTLNAQGSIVSQKPTHFGQGTTVSVMKLFKNLPVRRQYYSSAKRCKDELKKMQDLLVAYAIIKPQLRLTLSHNKVAVWQKAKAADRKSALLATLGSSTLANLLPCHHRQEQAEILLEGFFPKPGADVALTSTCVPDKTFIFVNDRPVHHKDIMKLLRQHYAAQYADESAQNRYPILTLEITVSPSALDVNLTPDKTQVLLHNKEALFTALEALLVSLYGYRPACHTPADQIGRGTSSLPSAAGEPEDATAPPSGRASDGSSSAPEDQIVGQAPDGFDSNFSLGDDQTGHVPSEVPEELEVDVSGPRISAEDWSRGTALTDPVSGEPLQPVRIHQAAEQTETNKKTFNVITEKRAALTAFDLISNRTMRAPLSPVALFEKQARVEVLREKPSASLKEISDAVDNRWKKLMEDERKKYEEKAQKHQEHHKRTCAAKLAGGWKEKPASPALAWKRKTPLSNQQLLDELFSAPPPQKKPRTPKPCQPLPCCVSSLGARLRRLWATRNTAAPRGLHLINRLPSQSVWIILCGQRLMLLNPFRVQESLLLKRLLQNQMVPAVTLQNALQVTEGSLGGRDHMETLCNMERASPDVNGRVFISDPRLVANGFRIRLTPGAVSTDGHLEVTALADCVPFLGLEDLGEIVTAVLRRKAKSVQECRPLKVSNYLLTEAVRLARQMPTRLSKEDVEDILRRMQEQLGESERTCLHGRPFLQPLCDIPQTERQAKALFKPLEL; encoded by the exons ATGTTGCTGACTCCGGACGAG GTCATGAAGCAGCTGCCCGCAGATACCGTGCGGCTCTTGTCCAGCTCACAGGTCATCACTTCGATGACGAATGTAGTGAAAGAACTGCTTGAGAACGCACTCGATGCTGGAGCTTCAATCATTGACATCAAACTG GAGAACTACGGCCTGGATCGAATCGAGGTTCGCGACAACGGCTGCGGAATCAAAGCTGCCGACGCCCCCGTGATGGCCGTGCGCCATTTCACCTCCAAGATCCATAACCACGAGGACCTGGAGCGCCTCCAGACGTACGGCTTCAGGGGCGAGGCGCTTGGTTCTGTTTGCGCCGTGGCAGAG GTTACCATCACTACCAAGAGCGAGAACGATGACATCAGCACCCAGTACACTCTTAACGCCCAAGGCAGCATCGTTTCTCAGAAGCCAACTCACTTTGGCCAAG GTACAACGGTTAGCGTCATGAAACTTTTCAAGAACCTTCCCGTGAGACGACAATACTATTCGTCGGCGAAGAGGTGCAAGGACGAATTGAAAAAAATGCAGGACCTGCTTGTGGCCTACGCCATCATAAAACCCCAATTGAGactcacactctcacacaaCAAG GTGGCGGTGTGGCAGAAGGCCAAGGCGGCCGACCGCAAGAGCGCCCTCCTGGCTACGCTGGGCTCCAGCACACTCGCTAACCTGCTCCCGTGTCACCATCGTCAGGAGCAAGCAGAG ATTCTTCTCGAGGGTTTTTTCCCAAAGCCGGGAGCAGACGTCGCTTTGACCAGCACGTGCGTTCCAGACAAAACGTTCATATTCGTCAACGATCGTCCCGTCCACCATAAGGACATCATGAAG CTACTTCGCCAACACTACGCCGCGCAGTATGCGGACGAGTCGGCGCAAAACCGCTACCCCATCCTGACGCTCGAAATCACCGTTTCCCCCTCGGCGTTAGATGTCAATCTCACGCCTGACAAGACCCAGGTTCTTCTCCACAATAAG GAAGCCTTGTTTACCGCGTTGGAAGCGCTGCTGGTTTCGCTCTACGGGTATCGGCCCGCTTGCCACACTCCGGCCGATCAGATCGGCCGCGGTACCTCATCTTTGCCATCTGCCGCTGGAGAGCCAGAGGATGCCACCGCGCCACCGAGCGGGCGGGCTTCCGACGGTAGCTCCTCGGCGCCGGAGGACCAGATTGTCGGCCAGGCGCCCGACGGATTTGATTCCAACTTCTCTCTAGGTGATGACCAAACTGGACACGTGCCAAGTGAAGTCCCCGAAGAACTCGAGGTGGACGTGAGCGGACCGCGCATATCGGCGGAAGACTGGAGTAGGGGCACGGCGCTGACAGACCCGGTATCGGGAGAGCCCCTGCAGCCCGTCAGAATCCATCAAGCCGCCGAGCAGACGGAGACAAACAAAAAGACGTTCAACGTCATCACAGAAAAGCGAGCGGCTCTGACCGCCTTTGACCTCATCAGCAACCGGACAATGAGAGCGCCGCTGTCTCCGGTCGCCCTGTTTGAGAAGCAAGCTCGCGTGGAAGTTCTGAGGGAGAAACCGAGCGCCAGCCTAAAGGAGATCAGCGACGCCGTCGATAACAGGTGGAAGAAGCTCATGGAGGACGAGCGCAAGAA GTATGAGGAGAAGGCCCAAAAGCACCAGGAGCACCACAAACGCACTTGCGCTGCCAAACTCGCCGGCGGTTGGAAAGAGAAGCCCGCCAGCCCCGCTCTGGCTTGGAAGCGCAAGACGCCACTGTCCAACCAGCAGCTGCTGGACGAGCTCTTCTCAGCTCCGCCGCCTCAGAAGAAGCCCCGGACTCCAAAGCCCTGTCAACCCCTCCCTTGTTGCGTGTCCAGCCTGGGCGCACGGCTCCGGCGCCTCTGGGCGACCCGGAACACGGCGGCGCCGCGGGGGCTCCATCTTATAAACCGGCTGCCCTCTCAGAGCGTCTggatcattttatgtggtcaGAGGCTGATGTTGTTAAACCCCTTTCGGGTCCAGGAGAGCTTGCTGCTGAAGAGACTCCTGCAGAATCAAATGGTTCCAGCGGTCACTCTGCAAAACGCTCTGCAAGTAACAGAAGG AAGTTTAGGGGGACGAGACCACATGGAGACTTTGTGCAACATGGAGAGAGCCAGCCCCGATGTCAACGGCAGGGTGTTCATCTCCGACCCAAGACTGGTGGCCAACGGATTTCGAATCAGACTCACGCCAG GCGCCGTGTCGACCGACGGACATCTGGAAGTGACGGCGCTGGCCGACTGCGTGCCTTTCCTGGGCTTAGAGGACCTCGGGGAGATCGTGACGGCGGTTCTTCGCAGGAAGGCCAAATCTGTGCAGGAGTGTCGCCCGCTCAAAGTCTCCAACTACCTGCTG ACCGAAGCCGTGCGACTGGCCCGACAGATGCCGACGCGTTTGTCCAAGGAGGACGTGGAGGACATCCTGAGACGGATGCAAGAGCAGCTTGGTGAGAGCGAGCGCACCTGTTTGCACGGAAGGCCTTTCCTCCAGCCGCTGTGTGACATCCCTCAGACGGAGCGCCAGGCCAAAGCACTCTTTAAA
- the adat3 gene encoding probable inactive tRNA-specific adenosine deaminase-like protein 3 produces MEPASKRRKSEACDSDSWTAYPVLSDEQTHAVEMIDFFAAPVLDKQATSRLVGELNDRYPLTGLQHLKRVRPAAVQDGRPHSLEILLCPVSKVPDSDLSCVECDGLGEPFVVKVPVRPPLTRPQFELASKHWPTSFKEDKQLTEALRGESFGPAQKAQMHAYMSVALAAAREGKALGMEAVGAAVVDPVSERIVAVGHDCRGRRPLHHAVMVCIDLVGRGQGGGRHRWDAYPACRSTPALDSAEQPYICTGYDLYVTREPCVMCAMALVHSRIARVFYGAAFADGALGTRFKLHALKDLNHRFEVYKGVMGQECEELEGLSL; encoded by the coding sequence atggaaccGGCGAGCAAGCGGCGGAAAAGCGAAGCGTGCGACTCCGACTCCTGGACGGCGTACCCTGTCCTGTCGGACGAGCAGACTCATGCCGTAGAGATGATTGACTTCTTTGCCGCGCCCGTCCTCGACAAGCAAGCGACGTCCCGATTGGTCGGAGAGCTCAACGACCGCTACCCCTTGACGGGTCTCCAGCACCTCAAGAGGGTTCGGCCCGCCGCGGTGCAGGATGGCCGCCCTCACTCGCTGGAAATCCTCCTGTGTCCTGTCAGTAAAGTTCCAGACTCAGACTTGTCATGCGTGGAATGTGACGGGCTGGGCGAACCCTTTGTGGTCAAGGTCCCCGTCCGACCCCCTTTGACCAGACCCCAATTTGAGCTAGCAAGCAAGCACTGGCCCACCTCCTTCAAGGAAGACAAGCAGTTGACCGAGGCCCTCCGAGGAGAGTCCTTCGGCCCGGCTCAGAAGGCCCAAATGCACGCTTACATGTCGGtggctttggccgccgcccgagAAGGGAAGGCCTTGGGGATGGAGGCCGTGGGGGCCGCGGTGGTGGACCCGGTTTCTGAGAGAATAGTGGCAGTGGGCCACGATTGTCGAGGGCGACGGCCTCTGCATCACGCCGTCATGGTGTGCATCGACTTAGTGGGCCGAGGGCAAGGCGGCGGTCGCCACCGGTGGGACGCCTACCCCGCTTGCCGCtctacacccgccttggactcgGCCGAGCAGCCATACATCTGCACCGGCTACGACCTGTACGTGACCAGAGAGCCCTGCGTCATGTGTGCCATGGCGCTGGTCCACTCGCGGATCGCTCGGGTCTTCTACGGGGCGGCCTTTGCTGACGGAGCGCTGGGGACTAGGTTCAAACTCCATGCGCTGAAAGACCTGAACCATCGCTTTGAGGTTTACAAAGGAGTCATGGGACAAGAGTGCGAGGAGCTGGAGGGACTGTCTCTTTGA
- the alkbh6 gene encoding alpha-ketoglutarate-dependent dioxygenase alkB homolog 6, with the protein MEHPTSISQELRQFVVPGAPPTVYYIPDFISAEEEAYLLQQVYQSPKPKWTQLSGRRLQNWGGLPHPKGMLEEKIPAWLHNYCQKVSSHGAFDGKTANHVLVNEYKPGEGIMPHEDGPLYHPTVTTVTLGSHGLLDFYTPVSRVEGDDDAVNTLEEDRHLFSLLLRPRSLLVLQDDAYRKLLHGIGAREMDVLTDKVLNLHGAVARPGETLTRGTRVSLTIRHVPKVLKTKLLLGRK; encoded by the coding sequence ATGGAACATCCGACATCTATTTCCCAGGAATTGAGACAATTTGTCGTGCCCGGTGCTCCCCCGACAGTCTATTACATACCTGATTTCATATCTGCTGAGGAGGAGGCCTACCTCCTGCAGCAGGTCTATCAGTCCCCCAAACCCAAGTGGACCCAGTTGTCCGGAAGGAGGCTGCAGAACTGGGGAGGGTTGCCACATCCCAAAGGGATGCTGGAGGAGAAGATCCCCGCATGGCTTCACAATTATTGCCAGAAAGTTTCTTCGCACGGGGCTTTCGATGGGAAAACAGCCAACCATGTGCTGGTGAATGAGTACAAACCAGGAGAGGGGATTATGCCCCACGAGGATGGACCCCTGTACCACCCGACGGTCACAACTGTCACCCTGGGCtcgcacggcctcctggattTTTACACGCCCGTCAGCCGGGTGGAGGGCGACGATGACGCCGTCAACACATTGGAGGAGGACCGGCATCTTTTCTCTCTGCTCTTGAGGCCACGCAGCTTGTTGGTGCTTCAGGACGACGCGTACCGGAAGCTTCTCCACGGCATCGGAGCTCGTGAGATGGACGTTCTGACGGACAAGGTGCTGAACTTGCACGGCGCTGTGGCCCGGCCGGGCGAGACGCTGACTCGAGGGACCAGAGTTTCGCTGACCATTCGACACGTCCCCAAAGTCTTGAAGACCAAGCTGCTGCTTGGGCGGAAGTAA